In Pseudofrankia saprophytica, one genomic interval encodes:
- a CDS encoding lipase family protein, translating to MTASLAACGSGGDGGARPAPATSAATVPTQAGTELPADISPGAPGELISATALAASDGLAAWRVVYHTRDQNGADVAASGLVVTPAAGQGGAVPAGGRPVVAFGHGTTGVGDSCAPSRANPPLSAIGGALGLVTQGYVLAAADYIGLGTPGEHAIYVARPEGQALLDVVRAARELPAAHAGASVVIWGYSQGGQAALAAGALAARYAPELRLRGVVATAPLADLPNSLRSLLAEPNGVAYLLLAALGVSVIDPGVRLSDDLTPQGKRLLSIARNKCALDLLVASAGQTGTTVFVHDPLTTEPYASVFAAQHASVIAPMPPVLVLQGDIDDVIRQPITDGVVRDLCAAGTAVEYHRYAIADHSTVVGASSPEMYSWIADRFAAVAPPVHNICAGL from the coding sequence GTGACCGCGTCGCTGGCCGCCTGCGGCTCCGGCGGTGACGGTGGTGCCCGCCCGGCGCCCGCCACGTCGGCGGCGACCGTGCCGACGCAGGCGGGCACCGAGCTACCAGCGGATATCAGCCCGGGCGCGCCGGGCGAGCTGATCTCGGCGACGGCGCTCGCCGCGTCGGACGGGCTGGCGGCCTGGCGGGTCGTCTACCACACGCGCGACCAGAACGGCGCGGACGTCGCGGCGTCGGGGCTGGTCGTCACGCCGGCGGCCGGGCAGGGCGGCGCCGTCCCGGCCGGGGGCCGGCCGGTGGTCGCCTTCGGGCACGGCACGACCGGCGTCGGCGACAGCTGCGCGCCATCCAGGGCCAACCCGCCGCTGTCCGCCATCGGCGGCGCGCTCGGGCTGGTGACGCAGGGGTACGTGCTCGCCGCCGCCGACTACATCGGGCTCGGCACTCCCGGCGAGCACGCGATCTACGTCGCCCGTCCGGAGGGCCAGGCGCTGCTCGACGTGGTCCGGGCCGCTCGGGAGCTCCCGGCGGCGCACGCCGGCGCGAGCGTGGTCATCTGGGGCTACTCGCAGGGTGGCCAGGCCGCTCTGGCCGCCGGAGCGCTCGCCGCCCGCTACGCGCCCGAACTCCGCCTCCGCGGGGTGGTGGCGACCGCGCCCCTGGCCGACCTGCCGAACTCGCTGCGCAGCCTGCTCGCCGAGCCCAACGGGGTCGCCTACCTGCTGCTGGCGGCGCTAGGTGTCTCCGTGATCGATCCCGGCGTACGGCTTTCCGACGACCTCACCCCGCAGGGGAAGCGGCTGTTGTCGATCGCCCGGAACAAGTGCGCGCTGGACCTGCTCGTGGCAAGCGCCGGGCAGACCGGTACGACGGTGTTCGTCCACGACCCGCTGACCACCGAGCCCTACGCCTCGGTGTTCGCCGCCCAGCACGCCTCGGTCATAGCGCCGATGCCGCCTGTGCTGGTCCTGCAGGGCGACATCGACGACGTCATCCGTCAGCCCATCACGGACGGTGTGGTGCGCGACCTGTGCGCCGCCGGTACGGCGGTCGAATACCACCGCTACGCGATCGCGGATCACAGCACGGTCGTCGGCGCGTCCTCTCCCGAGATGTACAGCTGGATCGCGGACCGGTTCGCCGCCGTCGCACCGCCGGTCCACAACATCTGCGCTGGCCTCTAG
- a CDS encoding ROK family protein, whose product MTQDGVPRAGGAGTDPVLGLDLGGTSIKWVTMVDGTVTNKGQVPTPRTGVDDVLRALAGLAAEVPEARAIGIAVAGALDPVAGKLLVVPNIPGDWPTRAIGPELADAIGRPVNLANDARAFAYGQLRHGAAAAANDAIFVTLGTGIGGAIASDGQLRLGYHRRGGEIGHVPVEPEDGRKCGCGAIGCLETIAGGRALAEMGADLVRTGSAPALAAAVEGRPELVTPGHVVKLASVEPACARLVARAGRALGIVLACLANALAPEIIVFGGGVSAGLSAFRPHLDDIMSRYTVLVENPRIATAIDGFAGAVGAGAWAAEPPVGYPPAIAPGVR is encoded by the coding sequence GTGACTCAGGACGGCGTACCACGCGCGGGCGGCGCGGGCACGGACCCGGTTCTTGGCCTCGACCTCGGCGGCACGTCGATCAAGTGGGTGACCATGGTCGATGGCACGGTGACCAACAAGGGTCAGGTGCCCACGCCGCGGACGGGCGTCGACGACGTGCTGCGCGCGCTCGCCGGTCTCGCCGCCGAGGTCCCGGAGGCTCGGGCGATCGGCATCGCGGTGGCGGGCGCGCTCGACCCGGTCGCCGGCAAGCTGCTCGTCGTCCCGAACATCCCCGGGGACTGGCCCACCCGAGCGATCGGCCCCGAGCTCGCGGACGCCATCGGGCGGCCGGTCAACCTCGCCAACGACGCGCGTGCCTTCGCCTATGGCCAGCTGCGCCACGGCGCCGCCGCGGCGGCCAACGACGCGATCTTCGTGACGCTCGGCACCGGCATCGGCGGCGCGATCGCCTCCGACGGCCAGCTGCGACTCGGCTACCACCGCCGTGGCGGCGAGATCGGGCACGTGCCGGTCGAGCCCGAGGACGGCCGCAAGTGCGGTTGCGGGGCGATCGGCTGCCTGGAGACCATCGCGGGTGGTCGGGCGCTGGCCGAGATGGGCGCCGACCTGGTCCGGACCGGCTCCGCGCCGGCGCTCGCCGCGGCGGTCGAGGGCCGGCCCGAGCTGGTCACGCCCGGGCACGTGGTCAAGCTCGCCTCCGTCGAGCCGGCGTGCGCGCGCCTCGTCGCCCGAGCCGGCAGGGCGCTGGGCATCGTGCTGGCCTGCCTGGCGAACGCGCTGGCACCCGAGATCATCGTGTTCGGCGGCGGGGTGTCGGCCGGTCTGTCGGCCTTCCGCCCGCACCTCGACGACATCATGTCCCGCTACACCGTGCTCGTGGAGAACCCGCGGATCGCCACCGCCATCGACGGTTTCGCCGGTGCGGTCGGCGCCGGCGCCTGGGCGGCCGAACCGCCGGTCGGCTACCCGCCCGCGATCGCCCCCGGCGTCCGCTGA
- a CDS encoding RNA polymerase sigma factor encodes MNRADVREAIARAHREEWARVVASLTRRFGDLDIAEEAAAEAFAAAVEHWPADGVPPNPGAWLTTTAGRRAIDRIRRESKRDIRQKEAQLLYDDDPPEPLGAIDDERLRLIFTCCHPALAMEARVALTLRMVAGLTVPEIARAFLVQETAMGQRITRAKAKIKAARIPYRAPSAEDLPARVRGVLAVLYFVFNEGYLATGPDTDPVRHDLTAEAIRLARLIRALMPRDGEVAGLLALMLLTEARRTARVSASGELVALGEQDRGAWDAALIAEGHRLVRERLAAAVAPGRYQILAAINAVHTSARDMRDTDWSQVVALYDQLARLDPSPIVALNRAIAIAELDGPEVALAAVDRLEGRLAGYHAYHVTRADLLRRLGNSQESRGAYDRAIELAGNTAETAYLRRRRDQLG; translated from the coding sequence GTGAACCGAGCCGACGTCCGGGAGGCGATCGCACGGGCCCACCGCGAGGAGTGGGCGCGGGTGGTCGCCTCCCTGACCAGGCGTTTCGGTGATCTCGACATCGCCGAGGAGGCCGCGGCCGAGGCGTTCGCGGCCGCGGTGGAGCACTGGCCGGCCGACGGCGTGCCGCCCAACCCCGGCGCCTGGCTGACCACCACCGCGGGCCGCAGGGCCATCGACCGGATCCGGCGCGAGAGCAAGCGCGATATCAGGCAGAAGGAGGCTCAGCTGTTGTACGACGACGACCCGCCCGAGCCTCTCGGCGCCATCGACGACGAGCGGCTTCGGCTGATCTTCACCTGCTGCCACCCGGCGCTCGCGATGGAGGCCCGCGTGGCGCTGACGCTGCGCATGGTCGCCGGTCTGACCGTGCCCGAGATCGCCCGCGCCTTCCTGGTCCAGGAGACGGCCATGGGGCAGCGGATCACCCGCGCGAAGGCCAAGATCAAGGCGGCCCGCATCCCCTATCGGGCGCCGTCCGCGGAGGATCTCCCGGCACGCGTCCGCGGCGTGCTGGCCGTCCTCTACTTCGTCTTCAACGAGGGCTACCTGGCGACCGGTCCCGACACCGATCCCGTACGTCATGACCTGACCGCCGAGGCGATCCGGCTCGCTCGCCTGATCCGTGCCCTCATGCCGCGGGACGGTGAGGTGGCCGGGCTGCTGGCGCTGATGCTCCTGACCGAGGCCCGCCGCACCGCCCGGGTATCGGCGAGCGGCGAGCTGGTCGCCCTTGGCGAGCAGGACCGCGGCGCCTGGGACGCGGCGCTGATCGCCGAGGGTCATCGGCTGGTGCGCGAGCGCCTGGCCGCCGCGGTGGCCCCTGGCCGCTACCAGATCCTCGCGGCGATCAACGCCGTGCACACCTCCGCCCGCGACATGCGCGACACCGACTGGTCGCAGGTCGTCGCGCTGTACGACCAGCTCGCCCGTCTCGACCCCTCGCCGATCGTCGCCCTCAACCGGGCCATCGCGATCGCCGAGCTCGACGGCCCGGAGGTGGCATTGGCGGCCGTCGACCGCCTCGAGGGCAGGCTGGCCGGATATCACGCCTACCACGTGACCCGCGCCGACCTCCTACGCCGCCTCGGCAACAGCCAGGAGTCCCGCGGCGCCTACGACAGAGCCATCGAGCTGGCGGGCAACACCGCCGAGACCGCCTACCTGAGGCGCCGCCGCGACCAACTGGGGTAA
- a CDS encoding YciI family protein gives MQYLVSVIFDGPGLATPDEEAAIDVFNEGLVAKGHWVFAGGLGVPDTATVIDNRGQEAMVTDGPFVESKEFLAGFWIIEAADLDVALKLAAEGSKACNRKVEVRPFL, from the coding sequence ATGCAGTACCTGGTTTCCGTGATCTTTGACGGGCCCGGCCTCGCCACTCCGGACGAGGAGGCCGCGATCGACGTGTTCAACGAGGGGCTCGTGGCCAAGGGCCACTGGGTCTTCGCCGGCGGCCTCGGGGTGCCCGACACGGCCACGGTGATCGACAACCGAGGCCAGGAGGCGATGGTCACCGACGGGCCCTTCGTGGAGTCGAAGGAGTTCCTCGCCGGCTTCTGGATCATCGAGGCCGCGGACCTCGACGTGGCGCTCAAGCTGGCGGCCGAGGGGTCGAAGGCCTGCAACCGGAAGGTCGAGGTCCGGCCGTTCCTGTGA